In one window of Candidatus Melainabacteria bacterium DNA:
- a CDS encoding thiamine pyrophosphate-binding protein: protein MPKLLDFLYNRLKSYGVDHVFGISGESVHVHFHSLEKSPLKSIPMTHEPCVGYAVDAYSRIRGLGAALVSYGVGTLNIVNAVGQAYAERSPVVIISGGPGINERRKYTHLHHKVRTYETHQRVMNEITAQSIIVDNPLTAGREIDRALDMAVTLKLPVYIEIPRDMGEIEIIEEPPLRTPKIPEDLAALDEALDEIIIMLNNSKNPVIIADAELARIGLQKELITFAERVNIPVASTILGKSIFPEEHPLSMGVYFGGLSNQKVAEYIHNSDFRLMIGVILSDVNLGMFTAKFSPDDAVAANIEGLKVKKHFYPQISLDLFMKGLLARKDIRTHNFSFPRIKIPNYPTGQDNDMITVKALMTILNEFIDKGYRVICDVGDCLFAGQELQMKGATTFLSPAYYLSMGFSIPGAIGAQIADSSRRPIVMVGDGAFQMTGMELITIAKLKLNPIIILFDNSIYATLRYCEPPATAQRHDIPTMDYAKMAEIMGGKGVSVKTVGDFRGALQIAKDVKDTFTLLDVKIDEYDTSPALKTFGQNLVRFIKDSTSSTVKV, encoded by the coding sequence ATGCCTAAATTATTAGACTTCTTATATAACAGACTTAAATCATATGGTGTTGACCATGTGTTTGGAATATCTGGTGAATCAGTTCACGTACATTTTCATTCCTTGGAAAAAAGTCCACTTAAATCAATACCCATGACTCATGAACCTTGTGTTGGTTATGCAGTTGATGCATATTCAAGAATACGTGGACTAGGTGCTGCTTTAGTAAGTTATGGTGTAGGAACTTTAAATATTGTAAATGCAGTTGGTCAAGCTTATGCTGAAAGATCTCCTGTTGTAATTATTAGTGGAGGTCCTGGTATAAATGAAAGAAGAAAATATACTCACTTGCACCATAAAGTAAGAACTTACGAAACACATCAAAGAGTAATGAATGAAATTACAGCACAAAGCATTATTGTAGACAATCCATTAACTGCTGGTAGAGAAATTGATCGAGCATTAGATATGGCAGTTACACTGAAGCTTCCTGTTTATATTGAAATCCCAAGAGACATGGGTGAAATTGAAATCATAGAAGAGCCACCTTTACGTACTCCAAAAATCCCTGAGGATTTAGCTGCACTTGATGAAGCATTAGATGAAATTATAATCATGCTAAACAATTCAAAAAATCCTGTAATAATTGCAGATGCAGAACTAGCTAGAATTGGATTACAAAAAGAATTAATTACTTTTGCTGAGAGAGTAAATATACCTGTTGCATCTACAATTCTTGGTAAATCAATTTTCCCAGAAGAACACCCGCTCTCCATGGGAGTTTATTTTGGTGGCTTAAGTAATCAAAAAGTTGCTGAGTATATTCATAATTCAGATTTTCGTTTAATGATTGGAGTTATTTTAAGTGATGTAAATCTTGGAATGTTTACTGCAAAGTTTTCCCCGGATGATGCTGTAGCAGCTAATATTGAAGGCTTAAAGGTAAAAAAACATTTTTACCCTCAAATTAGCTTAGACCTTTTTATGAAAGGATTGCTTGCAAGAAAAGATATAAGAACTCATAACTTTAGCTTTCCAAGGATAAAAATTCCAAACTATCCTACAGGACAAGACAATGACATGATAACAGTTAAAGCATTAATGACCATTCTAAATGAATTTATTGATAAAGGTTACAGAGTAATTTGTGATGTTGGAGATTGTTTATTTGCAGGGCAAGAATTACAAATGAAAGGAGCAACCACCTTTCTATCTCCTGCTTATTACCTTAGTATGGGCTTTTCAATTCCTGGAGCTATTGGGGCTCAAATAGCTGACTCATCAAGGCGGCCAATTGTAATGGTAGGAGATGGTGCATTTCAAATGACAGGAATGGAATTAATTACAATTGCAAAGCTAAAACTAAACCCCATCATTATACTTTTTGACAATTCTATTTATGCAACTCTTCGTTATTGTGAGCCGCCAGCTACTGCACAAAGGCATGATATACCTACTATGGACTATGCAAAAATGGCAGAAATTATGGGTGGTAAAGGTGTATCAGTAAAAACTGTTGGTGACTTCAGAGGTGCATTACAAATAGCAAAAGATGTAAAGGACACCTTTACTTTACTGGATGTAAAAATAGATGAATATGATACATCTCCTGCTCTTAAAACTTTTGGGCAAAACTTAGTACGTTTTATTAAAGATTCTACAAGCAGCACAGTAAAAGTTTAA
- a CDS encoding 3-oxoacid CoA-transferase has product MTEFMICTASRFLEDGKIVVVGTGLPVLAAMLAQKNHAPNLLLMFEAGGVAPLLPALPMSVGDSRTHYKSLLATSMPEIMEGCARGLVDYAFLGGAQIDRFGNLNSTIIGSDYNKPKVRLPGSGGANDLASLCWNTIIIIKMDKHKFVEKLDFLTTPGYLTGAGAREKAGLPPNTGPLKVITDYCVLGFNKDTKEMQIESIHPGLTLEDVQNKSSFKLKVACRDCQSVPTTSNPTQKELEILRREIDPRGQVIL; this is encoded by the coding sequence ATGACCGAGTTTATGATCTGCACTGCCTCTAGATTTCTTGAAGATGGTAAGATTGTTGTAGTTGGTACTGGACTTCCTGTGCTTGCAGCTATGCTTGCTCAAAAAAATCATGCACCAAATCTTTTACTTATGTTTGAAGCAGGTGGAGTTGCACCACTATTACCTGCTCTCCCAATGTCTGTTGGTGATTCAAGAACACATTATAAAAGTCTTTTAGCTACAAGCATGCCAGAAATTATGGAAGGTTGTGCTAGGGGACTAGTGGACTATGCATTTTTAGGTGGAGCACAAATAGATCGCTTTGGAAATTTAAACTCAACTATTATAGGCAGTGACTACAATAAACCAAAAGTAAGATTACCTGGAAGTGGTGGAGCTAATGATCTTGCATCACTTTGTTGGAATACAATAATAATTATAAAAATGGATAAACATAAGTTTGTTGAAAAGTTAGATTTTCTTACCACCCCAGGATACTTAACTGGAGCTGGTGCAAGGGAAAAAGCAGGGCTTCCTCCAAACACTGGGCCATTAAAAGTAATCACTGATTATTGTGTACTTGGATTTAACAAAGATACAAAAGAAATGCAAATAGAAAGTATTCATCCAGGTCTCACATTAGAAGATGTGCAAAACAAATCATCATTTAAATTAAAGGTTGCATGTAGAGACTGCCAGTCTGTGCCAACAACAAGCAATCCAACTCAAAAAGAACTAGAAATATTAAGAAGAGAAATAGACCCAAGGGGACAAGTAATTCTTTAA